Proteins from a genomic interval of Pseudomonas paeninsulae:
- a CDS encoding sensor histidine kinase, whose protein sequence is MKSIQRRLSLGLISILLVVGLLMAQTSLWLFDLGLRSYLQTDLRDEAESLLIAMARGPQGIQLNEQRLSAAFQRPYSGHYFRIDFADKTWRSRSLWDSELQPALEPGLQDELHDGPQGQLLLTYRGDYQRFGRQLSVLVAQDYTPVLQSFRRVQLIGLGMGVAALLLILALQRLTVSRALRPLEQVRQQIAQLQQGQRNELDSRVPRELEPLVAQINHLLAHTEDTLKRSRNALGNLGHALKTPLAVLVSLAGRDELKDYPALQASLLENLQQIDQRLARELGRARLAGEALPGAHFACAEELPGLFSTLAMIHNRGLHLDWQAAAGLRLPWDREDMLELLGNLLDNACKWAASQVRLSIECTTEGYLLKVEDDGPGIEAEQRTDVLNRGTRMDEQVAGHGLGLGIVRDIVDAWGGHLELVDSPLGGLCVRIQLLQPALRKA, encoded by the coding sequence TTGAAATCGATCCAGCGGCGCTTGAGCCTGGGCTTGATCAGCATCTTGCTGGTGGTCGGCCTGCTTATGGCGCAGACCAGCCTATGGTTGTTTGATCTTGGCCTGCGCAGTTACCTGCAGACGGACCTGCGCGATGAAGCCGAGTCGCTGCTGATTGCCATGGCGCGTGGCCCGCAGGGTATCCAGTTGAATGAACAACGCCTCAGTGCAGCGTTTCAGCGGCCATATTCTGGGCATTATTTTCGCATCGATTTTGCCGACAAGACATGGCGCTCGCGTTCGCTGTGGGACAGTGAACTGCAACCAGCGCTTGAGCCAGGGCTGCAAGACGAGTTGCATGACGGCCCGCAGGGCCAGTTACTGCTGACCTACCGCGGCGACTATCAGCGCTTCGGCCGGCAGCTGTCAGTTCTTGTGGCCCAGGACTACACACCAGTGCTGCAGAGCTTTCGCCGCGTACAGTTAATAGGCCTGGGTATGGGCGTAGCCGCGTTGTTGTTGATCCTGGCGCTGCAGCGTCTGACCGTCAGCCGCGCATTGCGCCCGCTGGAACAGGTGCGCCAGCAGATCGCCCAGCTGCAACAGGGCCAGCGCAACGAGCTGGACAGCCGCGTACCCCGCGAGCTTGAGCCGCTGGTGGCGCAGATCAACCACCTGCTGGCGCATACCGAAGACACCTTGAAGCGCTCGCGCAATGCCCTGGGCAATCTTGGCCACGCGCTGAAAACTCCACTGGCGGTATTGGTCAGTCTGGCCGGGCGGGACGAGTTGAAAGACTATCCTGCGTTGCAGGCCAGCCTGCTCGAGAACCTGCAGCAGATCGATCAGCGCCTGGCACGTGAGTTGGGCCGTGCGCGTTTGGCTGGGGAGGCCTTACCTGGTGCGCACTTCGCTTGTGCCGAGGAATTGCCAGGCCTGTTCTCTACCCTGGCGATGATTCACAACCGTGGCTTGCATCTGGATTGGCAGGCAGCAGCGGGTTTGCGTCTGCCCTGGGATCGCGAGGATATGCTTGAGCTGCTCGGCAATCTGCTGGATAACGCCTGCAAATGGGCAGCAAGTCAGGTGCGCCTAAGCATCGAGTGCACGACTGAAGGTTACCTGCTCAAGGTGGAAGACGACGGCCCTGGCATCGAAGCGGAGCAACGTACTGACGTCCTGAACCGCGGTACACGCATGGATGAACAGGTTGCCGGACACGGTCTGGGGCTGGGCATCGTGCGCGACATCGTCGATGCCTGGGGTGGGCATCTGGAGCTGGTGGACAGCCCCTTGGGTGGTTTGTGCGTGCGTATCCAGTTATTGCAACCAGCGCTGCGCAAGGCCTAA
- a CDS encoding transglutaminase-like cysteine peptidase translates to MFQITSEAFCYKAACRMQSPADKRTLPVDRLGFYGGCACQNHPAGDVVSPAQENRLHYFLLTLLNRRRHLLTGLVLGGSLLMGVAKAAPHSPREHRDVQVTQRLKHWQSLIAESMQLSEPEKLQAVNEFFNKHIRFGEDRDLWGQNDYWASPRETLELGAGDCEDFALAKYFTLRLLGVSEQSLRLVYTTLASTKQAHMVLGFWSDSGAAPVLLDNLNREILPITQRFDLQVQFAFGPTHMYRFERSSLQVAGNTELLPHWQVLMTRMKGEELALSDAGKVNL, encoded by the coding sequence GTGTTTCAGATTACTAGCGAGGCGTTCTGTTACAAGGCAGCCTGTCGGATGCAGTCACCAGCCGATAAACGGACCTTGCCCGTGGATAGGCTCGGGTTTTATGGTGGATGTGCCTGTCAAAATCATCCGGCAGGTGATGTTGTGTCGCCAGCGCAGGAGAATCGTTTGCACTACTTCTTATTGACCTTGCTCAATCGCCGGCGACATCTCCTGACAGGCCTAGTGCTCGGTGGCAGTTTGCTCATGGGAGTGGCCAAAGCCGCGCCTCACTCTCCGCGCGAACATCGGGATGTACAGGTAACGCAGCGGCTTAAGCACTGGCAGTCATTGATCGCCGAGTCGATGCAACTGAGCGAGCCGGAGAAACTGCAGGCGGTTAACGAGTTTTTCAATAAGCACATCCGCTTTGGCGAAGACCGGGATCTGTGGGGGCAAAACGACTATTGGGCCTCGCCGCGGGAAACCCTCGAACTGGGTGCCGGGGACTGTGAAGACTTCGCCCTGGCCAAATACTTCACCCTGCGCCTGCTCGGTGTCTCCGAACAAAGCCTGCGCCTCGTCTACACCACCCTGGCCTCTACCAAGCAGGCTCATATGGTGCTGGGCTTCTGGTCCGATAGTGGTGCAGCGCCCGTACTGCTGGACAATCTGAACAGGGAAATCCTGCCAATTACCCAGCGCTTCGACCTACAGGTACAGTTTGCCTTTGGTCCAACGCACATGTATCGGTTCGAGCGGAGCAGCTTGCAGGTGGCTGGCAACACCGAACTGCTACCCCATTGGCAAGTGCTGATGACCAGGATGAAAGGCGAAGAGCTTGCCCTGTCAGACGCGGGCAAGGTCAATCTTTAG
- a CDS encoding NADPH-dependent FMN reductase, whose amino-acid sequence MLNIALVAGSGRNNSQSGKVARFLRQRLMQLEQTTDELSCVIDLGLAPLPLWPAEDAGPWNLYSKQLSNADAIVIVAPEWNGMACPAIKNFFIYASKTELAHKPGLLVGVSSGAGGAYPISELRASSYKNCRLCYVPEHLIVRQVEKVLNSPEPSSEDDQRLRGRIDYDLDILGKYARALKPVRASIDMSNPAFANGM is encoded by the coding sequence ATGCTCAATATCGCCTTGGTTGCCGGTTCCGGCCGCAATAACAGCCAGTCCGGCAAAGTTGCACGCTTCCTGCGCCAGCGTCTGATGCAACTCGAACAGACCACCGACGAGCTGAGCTGCGTGATCGACCTGGGGCTGGCGCCACTGCCACTGTGGCCCGCCGAGGACGCCGGGCCTTGGAACCTCTACAGCAAGCAGCTGAGCAACGCCGATGCCATCGTGATAGTCGCTCCCGAGTGGAACGGCATGGCCTGTCCGGCCATCAAGAACTTCTTCATCTACGCCAGCAAGACTGAACTGGCGCACAAACCGGGCCTGCTGGTCGGCGTATCGTCTGGCGCTGGCGGCGCCTACCCGATCAGCGAACTGCGCGCTTCCAGCTACAAGAACTGCCGCCTCTGCTACGTTCCCGAGCACCTGATCGTGCGTCAGGTCGAAAAAGTCCTCAACAGCCCCGAGCCCAGCAGCGAAGACGACCAGCGCCTGCGCGGTCGCATCGACTATGACCTGGATATCCTGGGTAAATACGCCCGCGCCCTGAAACCGGTGCGCGCAAGTATCGACATGAGCAACCCGGCGTTTGCCAACGGCATGTGA
- a CDS encoding methyl-accepting chemotaxis protein, giving the protein MQQQFREVDQVATAFQEMSATAQDVAHNAAQAADATRSADQASREGLEVIGKTTSTIELLANEMNVAMQEVEGLANSSEQIGSVLEVIRSIADQTNLLALNAAIEAARAGEAGRGFAVVADEVRNLAKRTQDSVEEIRQVIEGLQKGTREVVSTMHSSHRQAQGSVEQVGHAVAVLQRISQAVSVITDMNLQIASAAEEQSSVAEEINRNVASIRDVTESISGQANQSANISQNLNKLANHQQSLMDQFRV; this is encoded by the coding sequence ATGCAGCAGCAGTTTCGTGAAGTCGACCAGGTCGCTACCGCCTTCCAGGAAATGAGCGCCACCGCTCAAGATGTAGCGCACAACGCCGCGCAAGCCGCCGACGCGACACGCAGCGCCGACCAGGCCAGCCGTGAAGGCCTCGAAGTGATCGGCAAGACCACCTCGACCATCGAGTTGCTGGCCAACGAAATGAACGTGGCCATGCAGGAAGTCGAGGGCCTGGCCAACAGCAGCGAGCAGATTGGTTCGGTGCTCGAAGTGATTCGCTCGATTGCCGATCAGACCAATCTGCTCGCGCTCAACGCCGCCATCGAAGCAGCCCGCGCCGGTGAAGCCGGGCGCGGCTTCGCGGTAGTTGCCGATGAGGTGCGAAACCTGGCCAAGCGCACTCAGGATTCGGTAGAGGAAATCCGCCAAGTGATCGAAGGCCTGCAAAAAGGTACCCGCGAGGTGGTCAGTACCATGCATAGCAGCCACCGCCAGGCCCAGGGCAGCGTGGAGCAAGTCGGCCACGCGGTGGCCGTGCTGCAGCGGATCAGTCAAGCGGTGAGCGTGATCACCGACATGAACCTGCAAATCGCCAGCGCTGCCGAGGAACAAAGCTCGGTGGCCGAGGAAATCAATCGCAACGTCGCCTCCATCCGTGATGTCACCGAATCCATTTCCGGGCAGGCCAATCAGTCGGCGAATATCAGCCAGAACCTGAACAAGCTGGCCAACCACCAGCAGAGCCTGATGGATCAATTCCGCGTCTGA